The genomic stretch GGGGTGAAGACCCCATGGTTTCCCCGGAAGGGGTTCCCATACTGCTTCCGTAGAAGGATCGGAGGACACCCTCGATCCGAAATGGCCCGGCCCATCGGGGTCGAGGGTCGAACGGCGCTCGGGAGGAAGTAATCGCATGGCCATCCAATTCCAAAACTACTACGAGAAGCTGGAGGTGCCACGCTCGGCTTCGGCGGAGGAAATCAAGAAGGCGTTCCGCAAGCTGGCCCGCATTCACCACCCCGATGTCGCCAAGAACAAGGCCGCGGGCGAGGCCAGGTTCAAGGAAATCAACGAGGCATATGAAGTCCTGGGCGATCCCGAGAAGCGGCGTCGTTACGATGAGTTGGGCGAGAATGGGCAGGCGGAGGCGGGACCGGAGCCCTCGTCCCGTGGGGGAGCGCGCGGTTCGGCCGCGGCGTCGGATTTCGAATTCGGCGGGACGGGATTCAGCGATTTCTTCGAGTCGATGTTCGGCGGCGGGCGCGACGGCTACGGCACCCCCCGGCACTCGACGGCGTACGGCCCTGGCGGAGGGGCCGGGATGGCTGCTCGGGGCCACGACGTCGAGGCCGATCTCCTGGTCACGCTCGAGGAAGTCTTGCGAGGATCGGTGCGCCAGGTGACGCTGCGCCGACCGGGAAGCCCGGGCGTGGCCGATCGGGTCGACAGCTATCAGGTGCGGATCCCTTCCGGGGTGCGCGAAGGCCAGCGAATCCGCCTGGCCGGGCAAGGGGGAGGCGGCAGTGGCGCGGGTCCTGCGGGCGATCTTTTTCTCCGGGTCCGCCTGGCGCGGCATCCCGATTTTCGGATGAACGGAGCAGGGGAGGAGGGCGGGGCCGATCTCCAATGCGATCTCGACCTCGCGCCGTGGGATGCGGTTCTAGGCGTGCAGGCGACGATTCCGACGCTCGATGGCGCGACCTCGCTCCGCGTCCCCCCGGGGACCGCCCCGGGAAGTCGGTTACGGCTGCGGGGAATCGGGCTGCCCAAGGAGGGAGGCCTTCGTGGCGACCTCTATGCGGTCGCGCGGATCCGCATGCCGGAGACGGTTTCGCCCGAGGAACGGATTCTCTGGGAGCAATTACGGACGAAGGCGGAAATCCCCCGCACCCAACCCGAAGGAAAAATATGAATCAGCCGACATCCCGCGAAAGCCATTCCCTCGCCCTGGTCTGGGTGGGGGAGGCGCAGCCCGCCTCCTACTCGCTCGAAACCGCCGCCCGCCTCGGGGGCGTGCATCCCGAGATGTTGCGGCACTATTGTCGGCTCGGCCTCTTCGGCGACCGCTGGAAGGGAACCGGGGCGGAGCCGGTCTTCGACGATGACGCGCTCTACGAGTTGCGCCGCTTCGAGCATTACCGCCTCCATCACGGCGTGAGTCGGAGGACCTTGCGGATGATCTGCGGCTTGTGGCGGGAGTTGGATCGCCTGCAAGGCGAGCTCCGCCTCCTGCGCAGGCAATAGGTCCTGCCTCCCCTGGGGGTCGCCAACTTCCGCTTCTTCTTATTCTTTAGCGGGCGAGGATGATCTTCCCCGAGGCGACGACGGCATCGCCTTCCGCGATCTCGACGGCGAACTGGGCGAGGGGGCCGAAGTCCCGTTCGAGGCGGGCGTGGACGAGGATCGTCTGGCCGGGGAGGACGGGGCGCTGGATCTTGAAGCTGACGACCTGGGCGAGGCTGAAGCGGGCCTGGCTCTCCAGGGCGAGGAGGTCGCCCCACAGGATGCCCGCCGCCTGGGCTCCGCTCTCGATGAGGAGGACGCCGGGCATGAGGGGGGCGCCGGGGAAGTGGTCGGCGAAGAAGGGGAGCTGCGGGTCGAGCCATTTCTTCGCCCGGATGCGGCGCGTCTCCCCGTCGTTCTCGATCTGCTCGACGGCGTCGATGAAGGAGAAGTCGGGGCCGTGGGGGGTGAGGGGGGGGAGGTTCATGGGGTGGCTTCGTCGGTCGGCGCGGCGGGGGAAACGGCTTCGAGGGAGGCGAATTGGAACCACTGCTCGGGATGCCGCGAGAGGGTGGGGAGGAGGGCGTCGGCGAGGACCTGGGTGTAGTGGCGGAGGGTCTCGGCGGAGGAGCCCCGCCGCTCGACGATGATGGGGGGATGAGCTTCGAGGCGGTAGCGGCCGTTCGGCTTCGCGACGACGGTGACGGGGATGACGGGGCACTTCGCGAGCAGGGCGAGGAGGAGGATGCCGCTGGAGCAGGGGAGGGCCCCGCCCGGGAGCTGCGCGGCGAAGCTCTGCGTGGGGTGGGGGCGGTCGAAGAGGGCGGCGACGAATTGCCCGGCCTCGATCTGTTTCTTGATCTCGATGAACTGGAAGGGGTCGGCGCTGACGACGAGGGTTTCCACGCCCCAGCGGCGGCGGTAGGCGGCGCGCCAGGCGGTGAACTCGGGCGAGGGCTCGGGCAGGGTGAGGGCGGTCATGGGGTAGCCGAGGTCCCGCATGATGAGGCCGCCGAGCTCGAAGAAGCTGAAGTGGGGGGTGAGGAGGAGGGCGCCCCGGCCGCTGGCATGGACGGCCCGGAGGTGCTCGATCCCGAGGCGCTCCTCGACCAGCCCGATGGCCTGCGGCAGGGGATGGGCCCCGGCATAGAAGTAATCGACCATGACGCGGGCGAATTCCATGTAGGTCCGCGTCGGGTTGGGCCGGGGGGTGGCGCCGAGGAGGTCGAGGTTCCGCTGGAGGAGGGCGGCCTTCTTCGGGTGGCTCCAGGCGAAGAGGAGGCCCCAGAGGGCGGCGAGGGGCCGGAGGAGGCGGCGGGGGAAGAGGCGGGAGACCGTGTTCGCCAGCCGGAACCAGCCGGTGTTGTAGGTGAACTCCATCCGGTGGGAGCTCATGCGCCCTCTTTTTCCGCGGCGCGGCCGTCGAGTAGGGTGAGGCGCGGGGCGATGGCCCGGTGCCGCTGGAGGCGGCAGAGGGCGTAGAAGGCCCGGACGCGCCAGCGGATCGGCCACGAGAGGTTCGTGTCCCCGGCGACGAGGTGGAGGACGGCGCGGAGGAGCCCGGCGGGGGCGCGGGGGGCCATGAAGACCTCGAAGGAGGAGCGGTCGTAGAACATGCGGATCATGTTCAGGAAGGTGGTGGTCATCTTCTTCACCTCGCGGGTGTAGCGGCGCTGCTCGCCGCCGGTGAGCCCGCGCGGGACGGCATCGGCATCGGCTTTCAGGATCGCCTTGGCGGCGAGCTGGCTGGAGCGGAGGGCGACCATGACGCCGGAGGAGAAGATCGGGTCGATGAATCCCGCCGCGTCGCCCGCCAGGAGCCAGCGGGGCCCGGCGGCGCGGTCGAAGCGGAAGGTGTATTCCCCCTCGGTATGGAAGTCGCGGAGCCGCGCGGCGTCCTTCAGCCGGAAGCGGAGTTCGGTGTGGGCGGAGACGGCGTGATGGAAGCTCTCCTCGGGCGTCCGGCCCGCGGCCTTGAAGGCGTCGAGGTATTGGACGAGGCCGACCGAGGTTTTCTCCGCGTCGAGGGGAATGAACCAGCACCAGGCGTCCTCGAGGCGGACGATGGTGATGTGGCCCGCGGCCTCGCCCTCGTTGCGGTAGACGCCCTTGAAGTGGGAGAAGACGGCGATCTTCTTCCGCATGCCGAGGTCGTCCTTCGGGAGCTTCAGCGCGTTGCCGAGGAGGGCGGTCCGTCCGCTGGCGTCGAGGAGCCAGGAGGCGGTGACGGTGGCGGAGGCTCCCTCCCGCTCGTAGGTGACGGTGGCCCCGGACTCGGTCGTGGCGAGGGAGGTGACCTTCGACTGCTGGAGGACGACGGCTCCCTTTTCCTCGGCGTTTTGGAGGAGGAGGTGGTCGAACTTCGCCCGTTCCACCTGGAAGGTCTGGCCGTATTCGGGGGCGAGGTTCCGGCGGAAGAGGAAACGCTGGATGCCCGCCGCGTTGCCGAGGGTGAACTCGGCCCCGTACTTTGGCATGAAGCCCCCGGCATGGAGTTTTTCCCAGAGGCCGAGTTCCTTCAGGACGTCGTTCCCGTAGGGGAGGAGCGATTCGCCGATGTGGAACCGGGGGAAGGCTTCCCGCTCCAGGACGAGGACTTTCTTCCCCGCCGCTGCGAGGAGGGCCGCGGCGGTGCTCCCGGCGGGGCCGCCGCCGATGACGACGAGGTCCCAGTGGGCGGGGGCTGGCGAGGGGGCGGCGGAAGCGGAACTCACGAGGAGAGGGCCTGTTGCCGCTCGACCCAATGCCGGATGGTGCCCGGCGTCTGGAGGATCTGCTTCGCGAGGGCGGGGTCCTTGATCGGCGTCTGGAAGGCGGCCTCGATGGCGACGGTCAGCTGGAGGGCGTCGAGGGAGTCGAGCCCCAGGCCGTCGGGCCCGAGGAGGGGGGTGTCCTCCTCGATGGTGGAGGGGTCGACTTTCAACATGCAGTTTTCGACGAGCATGGTGCGGATCTGTTCAAGGCTGACGGGTTGCATGGGCGGAATGGGAACAGTCTAGCAAGCATCCCGGAGGAAGCAAATCAAGCTGAGGTCAGGTGGACGAACTAGAGGAAGGAAACAGCGCTGACGGCGGTATTCGTTCCCGGGACGAGGAGGTGGAAGGGGCCGTGCCCGGGTTCTCCGCGTTCCTTCAGGGCCTGAAGGAAACTCCAGGCTGTCGAGGCGGTGAAGGCGAGGCCGGGAGCGGGGGGGAGGAGGACCGCCCCGGTTCCCTCCGGGCCGTTCCGAGGGGTGAGGGCCGCCGTGGAACGGAGGGGGAGGGCGGGATCGAGGGAGGCCAGCAGGGTCTGCCACGCCGCCTGCCGCTCGGGCTTCGTGCGGAAGGCGGGGGAG from Verrucomicrobium sp. GAS474 encodes the following:
- a CDS encoding J domain-containing protein; its protein translation is MAIQFQNYYEKLEVPRSASAEEIKKAFRKLARIHHPDVAKNKAAGEARFKEINEAYEVLGDPEKRRRYDELGENGQAEAGPEPSSRGGARGSAAASDFEFGGTGFSDFFESMFGGGRDGYGTPRHSTAYGPGGGAGMAARGHDVEADLLVTLEEVLRGSVRQVTLRRPGSPGVADRVDSYQVRIPSGVREGQRIRLAGQGGGGSGAGPAGDLFLRVRLARHPDFRMNGAGEEGGADLQCDLDLAPWDAVLGVQATIPTLDGATSLRVPPGTAPGSRLRLRGIGLPKEGGLRGDLYAVARIRMPETVSPEERILWEQLRTKAEIPRTQPEGKI
- a CDS encoding FabA/FabZ family ACP-dehydratase — encoded protein: MNLPPLTPHGPDFSFIDAVEQIENDGETRRIRAKKWLDPQLPFFADHFPGAPLMPGVLLIESGAQAAGILWGDLLALESQARFSLAQVVSFKIQRPVLPGQTILVHARLERDFGPLAQFAVEIAEGDAVVASGKIILAR
- a CDS encoding lysophospholipid acyltransferase family protein; translated protein: MSSHRMEFTYNTGWFRLANTVSRLFPRRLLRPLAALWGLLFAWSHPKKAALLQRNLDLLGATPRPNPTRTYMEFARVMVDYFYAGAHPLPQAIGLVEERLGIEHLRAVHASGRGALLLTPHFSFFELGGLIMRDLGYPMTALTLPEPSPEFTAWRAAYRRRWGVETLVVSADPFQFIEIKKQIEAGQFVAALFDRPHPTQSFAAQLPGGALPCSSGILLLALLAKCPVIPVTVVAKPNGRYRLEAHPPIIVERRGSSAETLRHYTQVLADALLPTLSRHPEQWFQFASLEAVSPAAPTDEATP
- a CDS encoding NAD(P)/FAD-dependent oxidoreductase, which encodes MSSASAAPSPAPAHWDLVVIGGGPAGSTAAALLAAAGKKVLVLEREAFPRFHIGESLLPYGNDVLKELGLWEKLHAGGFMPKYGAEFTLGNAAGIQRFLFRRNLAPEYGQTFQVERAKFDHLLLQNAEEKGAVVLQQSKVTSLATTESGATVTYEREGASATVTASWLLDASGRTALLGNALKLPKDDLGMRKKIAVFSHFKGVYRNEGEAAGHITIVRLEDAWCWFIPLDAEKTSVGLVQYLDAFKAAGRTPEESFHHAVSAHTELRFRLKDAARLRDFHTEGEYTFRFDRAAGPRWLLAGDAAGFIDPIFSSGVMVALRSSQLAAKAILKADADAVPRGLTGGEQRRYTREVKKMTTTFLNMIRMFYDRSSFEVFMAPRAPAGLLRAVLHLVAGDTNLSWPIRWRVRAFYALCRLQRHRAIAPRLTLLDGRAAEKEGA
- a CDS encoding acyl carrier protein, coding for MQPVSLEQIRTMLVENCMLKVDPSTIEEDTPLLGPDGLGLDSLDALQLTVAIEAAFQTPIKDPALAKQILQTPGTIRHWVERQQALSS